Proteins encoded in a region of the Bacillus methanolicus genome:
- the cydB gene encoding cytochrome d ubiquinol oxidase subunit II has product MELSELWFVLISVLFIGFFFLEGFDFGVGMSTRFLARDQKERTVMVNTIGPFWDANEVWLIAAAGSIFAAFPNWYATMFSGYYLLMLAILLSLIVRGVSFEFRRKVDDERWTNVWDWMVFIGSLLPPFLFGVLFTSMLKGMPINEDMNMSAQFSDVINIYSIWGGLTITLLCLLHGLTFLSLKTEGEIRERSAALAKKVLLAVFGALVIFVGLSWFMTDIFEVRRIPEIIIVALIVLAYGFAYYFISKKREGWAFTMTGLGIVLTVSSIFVGLFPRVMVSSLNKAFDLTVYNASSGAYSLKVMTIAALTILPFVLGYSIWSYYVFRKRVSDKEHLTY; this is encoded by the coding sequence ATGGAATTGAGTGAACTTTGGTTTGTCTTAATCTCCGTACTCTTTATCGGCTTCTTCTTTCTTGAAGGTTTTGATTTTGGCGTAGGAATGTCGACTCGATTTCTTGCCCGCGACCAAAAAGAGAGGACCGTCATGGTGAATACAATCGGTCCTTTCTGGGACGCGAACGAAGTATGGCTAATCGCTGCAGCGGGGTCCATTTTTGCAGCCTTTCCGAACTGGTATGCAACGATGTTCAGCGGCTATTACTTGCTGATGCTGGCAATCTTGCTGAGCCTGATTGTACGCGGTGTTTCCTTTGAATTCCGCCGCAAGGTTGATGATGAGCGCTGGACGAATGTGTGGGACTGGATGGTCTTTATCGGAAGCCTGCTGCCGCCGTTCCTTTTTGGTGTTCTGTTTACAAGCATGCTGAAGGGTATGCCGATTAATGAAGATATGAATATGTCCGCACAGTTCTCGGATGTGATTAATATTTATTCAATTTGGGGCGGTTTAACGATTACATTACTGTGCTTATTGCATGGTTTGACTTTTCTGTCTTTAAAAACAGAAGGAGAGATAAGAGAACGTTCAGCTGCATTGGCGAAAAAAGTACTGTTAGCCGTATTTGGAGCACTTGTCATCTTTGTGGGGCTCTCTTGGTTTATGACAGATATTTTTGAGGTACGCCGTATTCCGGAGATCATCATTGTCGCATTGATAGTGCTGGCTTATGGATTCGCATACTATTTTATTTCCAAAAAACGCGAAGGATGGGCATTCACTATGACTGGGCTGGGCATCGTGTTAACGGTATCCTCGATTTTCGTTGGACTGTTCCCGAGAGTGATGGTCAGCTCCCTGAATAAAGCCTTTGATTTAACAGTTTATAATGCATCCAGCGGGGCATACTCCTTAAAAGTAATGACAATAGCGGCCTTAACGATTTTACCGTTTGTATTAGGGTATTCGATTTGGAGCTACTACGTTTTCCGTAAACGGGTATCTGACAAGGAGCATTTAACGTACTGA